One window of Triticum dicoccoides isolate Atlit2015 ecotype Zavitan chromosome 5A, WEW_v2.0, whole genome shotgun sequence genomic DNA carries:
- the LOC119298857 gene encoding cation/calcium exchanger 1-like, translated as MAFLQRMYKSRRNAAAVTASASFLLLLLVVICLSLRTQHGGTFFFGSGAGGREPGSCEAELQALEGRAARCRYLRSSSHPPCAPTGYVDYLALFYCACGEDEEGLWWWSPWLGGAAIALWLLLLFYLLGDTASEYFCASLEGLSAALRLPPAVAGVTLLSLGNGAPDVLSSVVAFASDGGEAGDVGLSGALGGALFVSTVVAGVVAIVAARRGGAVIERSGFVRDVCFLLVALCYLLAVLVAGTVTVWAAACFLSLYAAYVLLVSTSHCCSAAADDDSTKTMKPSDDLAAPLLLPVTVSSKQPPRTFASGLLAAVHAPLYLPRRLTIPDIDGHRWSRPYAITSALLGPLLLAVVTSPTSPTALLAGTLTGTLLAIAAAATTDAAAPPHGRYARLVWLSGGFLMSILWSYLLARELVALLVSTGIIVGVPASVLGVTVLAWGNSLGDMVADVAMATQDGAAGAQTAVAGCYAGPAFNTVVGLGLSMALAAGARYPEPYRIPVDAATYVTVAFLVGGLAWALVVLPARGMRLDVTLGAGLLAVYLCFIAVRVADAVGVLSLDSLLPRQ; from the coding sequence ATGGCTTTCTTGCAGAGGATGTACAAGAGCAGGCGCAATGCCGCCGCCGTGACCGCGAGCGCCTCCTTCCTGCTGCTCCTGCTCGTCGTCATATGCCTTTCCCTGCGCACGCAGCACGGCGGGACCTTCTTCTTCGGCTCGGGCGCCGGAGGGCGGGAGCCGGGGAGCTGCGAGGCGGAGCTGCAGGCGCTGGAGGGCCGCGCCGCGCGGTGCCGGTACCTCCGCTCGTCGTCCCACCCGCCGTGCGCGCCGACCGGGTACGTCGACTACCTCGCGCTCTTCTACTGCGCGTGCGGGGAGGACGAGGAGGGGCTCTGGTGGTGGTCGCCGTGGCTGGGCGGCGCGGCGATCGCGCTCTGGCTGCTCCTTCTCTTCTACCTCCTCGGCGACACCGCCTCCGAGTACTTCTGCGCCTCGCTGGAGGGCCTCTCTGCCGCGCTCCGCCTGCCGCCCGCCGTGGCCGGGGTCACGCTGCTCTCGCTCGGCAACGGCGCGCCCGACGTGCTCTCCAGCGTCGTGGCGTTCGCGTCCGACGGCGGGGAGGCGGGGGACGTGGGGCTCAGCGGCGCGCTCGGCGGCGCGCTGTTCGTGTCCACCGTCGTCGCCGGCGTGGTCGCCatcgtcgccgctcgccgcggtgGCGCCGTCATTGAGCGGAGCGGGTTCGTGCGCGACGTGTGCTTTCTTCTCGTCGCGCTCTGCTACCTCCTCGCCGTGCTGGTCGCCGGCACGGTCACGGTGTGGGCGGCCGCGTGCTTCCTCTCCCTCTACGCCGCCTACGTCCTCCTCGTCTCGACGTCGCActgctgctccgccgccgccgacgacgacagCACAAAGACAATGAAGCCTTCCGatgacctcgccgccccgctcctccTCCCGGTCACCGTATCCTCCAAGCAGCCACCAAGGACCTTCGCCAGCGGCCTCTTGGCCGCAGTCCACGCGCCGCTCTACCTCCCGCGCCGCCTCACCATCCCGGACATCGACGGGCACCGCTGGTCCAGGCCGTATGCCATCACGTCAGCGCTCCtcggccctctcctcctcgccgTAGTCACCTCCCCGACCAGCCCGACCGCGCTCCTCGCCGGCACCCTCACCGGCACGCTCCTCGCCATCGCCGCGGCCGCGACCACGGACGCCGCGGCACCACCACACGGCCGGTACGCCCGCCTCGTGTGGCTCAGCGGCGGGTTCCTCATGTCCATCCTCTGGTCCTACCTCCTGGCCCGGGAGCTCGTGGCCCTCCTCGTGTCCACCGGCATCATCGTCGGCGTCCCCGCGAGCGTGCTGGGGGTCACCGTGCTCGCGTGGGGCAACTCCCTCGGCGACATGGTCGCGGACGTGGCGATGGCGACGCAGGACGGCGCGGCGGGCGCCCAGACGGCCGTGGCGGGGTGCTACGCCGGGCCGGCGTTCAACACGGTGGTGGGGCTGGGGCTGTCGATGGCACTGGCGGCGGGGGCGCGGTACCCGGAGCCGTACAGGATCCCGGTGGATGCGGCGACGTACGTGACGGTGGCGTTCCTGGTGGGCGGGCTGGCGTGGGCGTTGGTGGTGCTGCCGGCGAGGGGGATGAGGCTGGACGTCACGCTCGGTGCCGGGCTGCTCGCCGTGTACCTCTGCTTCATCGCCGTCCGGGTCGCCGACGCCGTCGGCGTCCTCAGCCTAGATTCTCTCCTACCGAGACAGTGA